In Salvia miltiorrhiza cultivar Shanhuang (shh) chromosome 4, IMPLAD_Smil_shh, whole genome shotgun sequence, the DNA window CCAGTTCTGTTTGTAGGTCATATTTATTTTCCTATCACACTCCTTTAATTTCTGACATTTGAGAATCGAAAATTGTGTATGTTTGATGTGCAACACAATctagatttttttattatcttcttCAAATTACATCATATCTAGCATATTACCCCTCAAGCAATTACTTGAACTCGGGCATAATGGACGAAAACAAATTCCTGGACCAATTCATTGAGGTTGAGGTTGAAGCTGAGAAACTCTTATTGGGACGCCATGAGGTAAACTGAGTTGATGTTGTTGTGCAATCTGCAATCatcattttcatattttgatgtgTTAGCATTTGTAATTGCAGTTGGTTGAAATTGATAGAATGAGGAATGGGAACAGGGAAGCTTTAACGGCACTAAGGAAGAGGGCTAAAACTACAAAAACCAGTGTCCCTTCACCTTTCGAATCTCTAATGAATGATATTGATCCAAGGCCACTGGTGAAAGAGGTCTGTGCGACATGTGGTCATCATAATGCAAGGGAGAGCACGTTGCTAATGTTCCCTGGGACTGACACCTTTGCAACTATACCGTTTCATGCTGCTCATACCATTTTAGAAGAAGGTAGCTGCTTCTCTGTTTGCAAAGAATAAAATGTTTTCTGCAGAAATATCCACAAAATTGTTAGTTGGAGGATCTCTGCTTATATTTTGTTGTAAGATATTACATGAATACCTGACCTGGAAGTGCAAGTTCCCTGTTTGATGATGGGTAGTTTTAAGTTAGGTATGTAATGTGGGATATATCAATGTTAGTTTTTTATAAAGGAGTGATGGGTTATTACAATTGTGTCATAGTGGCATTTAAGTTGTAAAATGATTAAAATGGTGTCATTATGCATCATTTCATAAAGCAAAGGGTAAGTAATCAATAGGAAATTATAAATCTATGCTGTATCAAAAGATTGCTGCATACATATATGGTTGCGGATATGATAATTTGCCATATCAACATATCCCCTAATGTCATGATGGTCAAAATGTAAATGGGATGTGTATTCTGAATAATGATAAAGATTCCAATTAAATTACTGGACACAAAGTAATCTTGCATACATACTTGTCTGGAATGTTAATGTAAGTGTTATCACATAGGGTCTACTGTTTGGTAAATCTGCATTTAAATATCTACCATATGAAGAGTGTTAGAAAAGGCTTATCTGAAAGTAATTCTAATATTTAGCACTTCTATCAGATGCCTCTTCAGCCattctctttcattttttggAGCTGCATAACTGTATACCAAAGTTTAACATCCTGCTATTCACATGCTACTCTGAGTGTTTATGTACCTTGAAACGTCCTATCCTATGCTTAACAATAGATGAGTTGTCCTAATTTGACAGTGTTTGATGAGCTTCAAAGCTTCCCGCCCTCATGTGTCAAATAATACTGGAGTCtcttcatatttttatttgacatCTTTTGCCATTTTTCACTTACTGATGGATTCTTATATTTCTTATTGTAGATCAAGCACGTCTTGATTTTGATTCCAAAAAGCTCCAGAGCTTTGTAAAAGAGCAATCATTAATTCTTTCAGAAAAAGGTGCCCTTTCCGATAAGATTGGTCCAGGTGTGCTAAAATCTCTGGTGGCCTTAACTGACAAACCAAAGTAAGAAGTCATCTGCTTAAAGAATCTAAGTATCTCAGGCCCCCATTTTATGTCAAAGAAATTACATTCATATGTTGATTCTTTGATTCCATTCAGGATTGAGGAGGAAGATTGACAACTCGTTACAGTTATGGAGGGGAAGTGAGCTATTGCTGATAGGGTATGTTAACACAATATTAATCTATGGGTGtatttgctttttatccctgtAAATGGAGGgacaacaaaaatttatgcctttaaatgtctcctttcttatcccacattttacacaaaagagaagtttaccatttttccttccttattttcacttcaaggagggataatattatccctccattctggtgtgataatattatccctccttgaagtgaaaataaggaagaaaaaatggtgaacttctcttttgtgtaaaatgtgggataagaaatgagacatttaaaggcatgagtttttgttatccctcctttTCCGATCCATTAAAGTGAACGCACCCTCTGTGTATTCTTTCCTTTCTGGGTTTCTTCTAAAATCTAGGAACAGGAATATTTTATCGCTAAGGCCAACTTGGAAAATGGGAGATGCTGACAGCAGTAAAGTTCCGTGATTTATCTAAGCGAAAATGTCAATTCTAGTGTACAGATTGATTTTTGTacctatttatttatatatttataatcatTTTTTATTCACTGTGCCGTTATTTAGAATTAGTTAATATTGAAGTTTTCCTTTGCCATTGGGCTCTCGGCGGATGTATGAGAAGATGTTCTGCTTGGTCATTGTCGGTACCCACTGCTTCACGTTCTTTTTCTTTAGGGTCCACCATTCCTCATCtcgatctttttttttaataccaGTATGTAAATAAAAAGAGAATAAAGTATTTTTGTATTAAATGACATGTTTTTGGTGAATCTTTCTTGATCGGTTAAAAGCCAAAGGTGAAGAAGATGTCCTGTTTTAGACAGATAAAGAAATGAGAAATCAGTTCTCCAGTCTGTTTCATGTTATCCTAACCAAGCGTGACCAGTAAATTCTTTGTTGTAGCCATCTTCTATAATGTGCTATTGGAAATCCTATGTCAGTGGTTAGGATTCAAGGAATTTTATATGTTCATACCTTTCTGGTCATGACACTTTTGTCCCTGTACCTAGGAAATGAGAATAAAATTGAGAAACACTTCCATCTTAGCAATTGAAAGATACATTTACAGCTCATTTCCAATCTTGCCTAATAAGCTTCCCTAGAACTTAATAATATCTCCTctattattatattctctattaTTGCCTATCGCATCGCAGGAGAAATTTCTACAGTATTAGAGATGTTGGCTTTACGGAAACGTTGCTTAAAGTTCCATCAATTTTTGTGTCTTGTCACTTATTATTTCATTGAAGCTTTTCATCACTTGCTTTTTGTGACGTTTCTGGTCCCCTTAGCATTTGTCCCTTCCCTTCCCTCCTATTATGTCTGTTAAAGAAATTGCTTGTATGTATGCTTGGCGAAGCCTTTGATTTGGAAAATGAGCGTGACGGAATTGTTTCTTTCAATTACAGGTGTAAATTCTGCACTTAGATGACCAAACACATGCTAGAGCACGAAAGACAGCGACTAGAGAAGCTTCCCACTATGAGAGGCTACTAACGAGGTTACTTTTCATGAATCAAGCCCAAACTTACCGTCTTAAAGGAGAGGTGTTAGTGTTCTCTTAATTATGTTTGAAGGCCACTCTTGGGCTAATTGTATGACGGATAACTTTGAGTGTGGTGACATACCTTACTACTGCTGGAGCTGTTGTACCCTTATCGTCTGGTAACGAAGAGTTTGCTATGATTTCATGCCTTTTTGCCACTTTCTCTATTTATGACTTGGTTTGTGCTTTTTCTCTTTAGTTAGTAGTAGTGAAATAGTTTTGTGCTCGAGAATATAAAATTGTGCAAGGACCCGAAACTCTTTGAATGGACAGGTTAACGTAAAGGTTTCATAGTGCAGAAGTGAGCACATGATGTAGAGGAAATGGAGGAGCAAGCATTCTTCTGGGACCCAAGAAAGTTTGGTCTGTGTAGGTACATTTGTATtatgtttttgaaacattaaCTATCATGCGCCATGCTCGTATCGTATTGTTTTTGGAGTCTGCTGATAACGTTAGCAAATGTTGTCGAGCCCCTCCTCGGCTCTATTTTGTGCATTATGTATTGGATTGTTAGCTTCAAATATGGGAAAATTATAGGCCGGTTTTGTGCGGCGGACATGATTCTTCTTTGGGGACAGGTTTTGAATAATTGAAGTCGAATTCAGAGGGGGATTTTTTTGCTGTTTGATTTTATAATCCAAAATCAATGTATTTTTTGCATGTGTTATCACTGTCATTACTTTGATTATTAGAGTTGAGAGATGTTGACTGGGCAGAGATAAAAATAGTTGTTGCTATTGCTAAGCACGAGTCTACATTAATTATTGGGTAACAAGGAATCTAAATGTAGTGCAATTATGGAGGCAGCCACAATTTTTGCTGCTATTATCTGGCAGGAGTTTTGAGTATTTGTTGATTGTATTTGTGGGttttggaagaaaaaaaaaatgtaattagtTTTA includes these proteins:
- the LOC131021176 gene encoding uncharacterized protein LOC131021176 encodes the protein MDENKFLDQFIEVEVEAEKLLLGRHELVEIDRMRNGNREALTALRKRAKTTKTSVPSPFESLMNDIDPRPLVKEVCATCGHHNARESTLLMFPGTDTFATIPFHAAHTILEEDQARLDFDSKKLQSFVKEQSLILSEKGALSDKIGPGVLKSLVALTDKPKIEEED